The Synechococcus sp. BL107 nucleotide sequence ATACAGATCTGCAACGAGTTTGCGGTAGCTGGACTTATCAACAACACCCTTGAGGAAGCAGCTCACAAAACCGGTGTTTTCGGCCATCGTGTGGGCCTTTTTCGTGCCTTCCCTGAGTTGAGCAGCAAGTGCGACGGACATGAATGCTATCGAGATCACCAATTCCAAGACCCTATAAGGAGTTTTGGCGCAGTAGTCACGAGCGTTGCGAAGGGTTACGGCTCTTCAAGCCGATGAACCTTTGGAACGAACAAAAGAAACAGATCACGACACATCTGACGCAGTTGTGCTGCCTGCTCCGCTTGCGGTAAGTGAGAACCCTCTGGAGACCAATCCCCCACCGTGGCCAACCGCCAGCGTTCGCCGTCGTAGGTCATCCCGCGAATCAAAACGCCAAGCAGTTTCAGTCCCTGATCACCGTCATTGTTCTGGAAGCGAAGTTGGAAAAGCAGGCTGCGGCATTGCAAACGCGGACTCCAACCAGGAAAGTGAAACGAGAGGTCGAGCGATTCGGGTTCATCCCACTGGCGGGTTTGGGCGTCATCCCGCCAAGGTTGCAGGTTCGGCTTTGCAGCAGGGAACTGCTCTCGCACCAAAGTGACGATGGAGGCCACCGCCCGCATTTGCGCAACGCTTCGCACTGACTCGCCCGCGTTCACACCACGCTTCCGACTCCTCTCATCCTGCAGGGGTCGGCAAGGGGCCGCCGTTACGGTTGCGCCAGGTTCACAAATCCATGGCACGCGCATTGCATATCGGTGTTCTGGGTGCCATGCCCGAAGAAATCGGCTCTGACCTGGGCCATCTCCAACAGCTAAAGAGTGAACAGCATGGTGACCTCACCATCCATCACGGGACCTGGGGAGAAGGCATCCGCCTCAGCCTCGCCTGGAGCGGATGGGGCAAGGTGAGCTCCGCTCGAGCGGCAACCCGACTGCTGAGTTCTGCGCCCGACATTGATCTCTTGCTGTTTACGGGCGTGGCCGGCGGCGCCGATCCATCGCTCAAGCAATGGGATGTGGTGCTTGCCCATGCCGTGGTGCAACACGACATGGATTCCAGACCCCTCTTCCCGCGGTTCACCTTGCCAGCGCTGAATCGGGCCCAACTGGACCCCGACTCCAGCTGGTTGACCTGGGCCTCCACAGCCTTGGCGGAGGCTGATGACGCCGGAGAACTCGACGGCTTTGGAACACCAAGCACCGGACTGATCGCCACCGGAGACCGCTTCATTGGCGATGCCGACGTGCTGGATGCCCTCCGCGAAGCATTACCTGGACTTAGGGCCGTGGAAATGGAAGGTGCTGCCGTTGCACAGGTCGCCGAACAGGAGGGCATTCCATGGCTCGTGCTGCGGGTGATTTCTGATGGAGCCGACGCCAGTGCAGCCCAAAGCTTCGGGAACTTCATCAAGTTGTACGACCGCCGAGCTTGGTCTCTTCTTCAGGCACTGTTGTCACGGGTCGACCAAGCACCTGAACGATGAACAAAACAAGGTTGTTGCAGCGGTTGGGTCGCTATGGAGCCGTGGGGATTATTGCCGCGGCCGTTCACGCCGGAATTCTTCTGCTGCTCAGCCAGTGGATCTCCCTCAGCCTGGCCAACCCGGTTGCCTTTCTAGCGGCCTCTCTCGCTGGTTATGTGGGCCATGCCTTGGTGACCTTCCGGGAGGATACCGGTGGCAAACACTTTGCCCGCCGCTGGCTAGTGCTCCAATACGCGGTGAATCTGAGTGTTTGCGCCCTGCTGCCCTTGATCCTTGGGCCATGGGTGCACCCGATGCTGCGCACCGTCGTATTGGTGTTCACGCCGACGGTGCTCAATGCCCTTATTTGGAGCCGCGCAGCGCAGTTCAGCGCCCGACAACGGACACAAGCCGGAACGCCACCGTTGCTCCATGCCGATGACCTCGGCCTCGGCGCTGGCGTGGACCACGCCATTTTCGATCTCGTCCAATCCGGCCGGCTTGATGGGGCCAGCTTGTTGGTGAATGGGCCCACCGCCAAGACAGCGATTGATACCTGGCGTCAACTGCCGCACCCTCCAGCGCTTTGCCTCCATCTCTGCCTCACGGAAGGCCCAGGGGACTCCACTACTGCCGACTTACCAACCAGCTTTGGACGCTTGCTCCTGGCCTCATGGTTGCCGTGGCAACGCCGCAGACTGAAACCACAAATTCGGCGCAGCCTCCGCCAACAGATCGGTCGCTACAAGCAACTCACTGGAGCAAACGAGATTCATCTGGATGGCCATCAGCATGTCCATCTGATCCCAATAGTGCTGGACACCGTGCTGGGTCTGGCCCAGACCGAACAGGTGACCTGGATTCGAACAACAGCGGAGCCTCTACCAACCGACTTGCCGCTCAAGCTGTGGTGGGCCTGCGTCCGCCAAGGGGGATTCTTGAAATGGTTTGTGCTGCAGTGCCTCACCAAGCTCGCCAAACCGAAAATACGGGCCGCGAACGTGGGGACAAACGGAAGCTTTGCCGGGGTTCTGTTCACCGGTCGCATGACTGGGAAGGCTCTGGAGTGCTGTTGGCATACCAACCATCGCCAACAGACCTCCGGGACCAGGTCAAGAGCGATGCTGCTGATCCACCCCGCTCAACCGGGAAACATTGATGCCATGCAGGAGCAGCAATTCACTGAATCGTTCGTCTTCTTCTCATCGCCCCAGAGACAACACGAATGGCAAGCCATAAAAGACCTATCGATAAACACCCCGCACGAAATAATGAGGCCTTCGCTTGACGTCGACATAAATCCGACCGATGTATTCACCCAGTACCCCAATGCCAATCAGCTGAATTCCACCAAGGAACAAGATCGCCACAATTAATGAGGCATAGCCCGGCAAATCGGCACCCAACACCAAGGTGCGCAACACAATCAGGGCCGCATAGACAAAGCTCAAAAGAGAAATCAACGCACCGATCACCCCCCACACTTTTAGGGGTCGCACCGAAAACGAAAAGATGCCATCCAAGGCATAGCGCCAGAGCTTGATCGAATTCCAGGAGGTCTGGCCCCCAGCACGGGCAACCCGGCTGTATGGAATCTCCACGCTGCGATACCCCGTCCAGGGCATCAAACCCTTGGAAAAGCGTGTGGCCTCACGCATTTGCGTGATGGCGGCCACCACTGGAGCGGACAGCAAGCGGAAATCACCCGCTCCTTCCTGCAACTGAATGGAATCCACCAGTCGATTGAACACCCGATAAAACCAAGAGGCCGTTGCCAC carries:
- a CDS encoding 5'-methylthioadenosine/adenosylhomocysteine nucleosidase encodes the protein MARALHIGVLGAMPEEIGSDLGHLQQLKSEQHGDLTIHHGTWGEGIRLSLAWSGWGKVSSARAATRLLSSAPDIDLLLFTGVAGGADPSLKQWDVVLAHAVVQHDMDSRPLFPRFTLPALNRAQLDPDSSWLTWASTALAEADDAGELDGFGTPSTGLIATGDRFIGDADVLDALREALPGLRAVEMEGAAVAQVAEQEGIPWLVLRVISDGADASAAQSFGNFIKLYDRRAWSLLQALLSRVDQAPER
- a CDS encoding glycosyltransferase family 2 protein — translated: MAGNALWVVAACFNEETVIPRFIERVIALPEVDRLLLIDDGSSDATVAVIRQWQAQHPDAGVVLLELTRNFGKEAAMLAGLDHVDGECAAAVLIDSDLQHPPERIPAMVAAWREGAEVVTAVRDDRDEESRLKVATASWFYRVFNRLVDSIQLQEGAGDFRLLSAPVVAAITQMREATRFSKGLMPWTGYRSVEIPYSRVARAGGQTSWNSIKLWRYALDGIFSFSVRPLKVWGVIGALISLLSFVYAALIVLRTLVLGADLPGYASLIVAILFLGGIQLIGIGVLGEYIGRIYVDVKRRPHYFVRGVYR